A window of Sutcliffiella cohnii contains these coding sequences:
- a CDS encoding glycogen/starch/alpha-glucan phosphorylase, translating into MFSNKESFKRLYLKKLERMCGKKFDESTIRDQFQTLGSLIREHISQDWIETNERYRADNEKQVYYLSIEFLLGRLLGSNLLNLGIRDVVEEGLNDLGIDLHQLEEMEADAGLGNGGLGRLAACFLDSLASLNLPGHGCGIRYKHGLFDQKIVDGYQVELPEQWLRHGNVWEVRRPENAVEVNFWGKVESYQEDGKWLFRHANGEKVLAVPYDVPVIGYETKTVNTLRLWSAEPSPYPHTKDVLQYKRDTESVSEFLYPDDTHDDGKILRLKQQYFLVAASIGSIVRSYRLKNGHLKDFHKRVTIHINDTHPVLAIPELMRILLDDEGFSWEEAWEITSNTISYTNHTTLSEALEKWQISIFQPLLPRIYMIVEEINERYCKELWSKYPGDWQRIEQMAIIAHGLVKMAHLAIAGSYSVNGVAKIHTDILKKREMRLFYEAHPEKFNSKTNGITHRRWLIKSNPQLTQLINDSIGEGWIHEPSKLSSLKDLANDQSFLEKLSKVKQTRKQILAKRIFEQQGLKVDTDSIFDVQVKRLHAYKRQLLNVLHIMYLYNRLKEDSSFEIHPRTFIFGAKASPGYYYAKKVIKLINSLAEKVNNDKDVREQLKIVFLENYRVSLAEDIFPAADVSEQISTASKEASGTGNMKFMMNGAVTLGTLDGANVEILEEVGQENIFIFGLKADDVLHYQQHGGYNSSEYYHHDGRIEQVMEQLINGFFPNVQDHFEPIYDSLLVQNDEYFVLKDFGAYAKIQEQVNEAYLNRTRWLTMSANNIAASGYFSSDRTIAQYAEEIWRITNSRVKSY; encoded by the coding sequence ATGTTCTCGAATAAAGAAAGTTTTAAAAGATTATATTTAAAAAAACTTGAAAGAATGTGTGGTAAAAAGTTTGACGAATCAACAATACGAGATCAATTTCAAACGTTAGGAAGCCTCATAAGGGAACATATAAGCCAAGATTGGATAGAAACAAATGAACGGTACCGTGCTGATAATGAGAAGCAGGTGTATTATTTATCGATTGAATTTTTACTTGGTCGTTTATTAGGTAGCAATTTGCTAAATTTAGGAATTCGTGATGTTGTAGAGGAAGGTTTAAATGATCTTGGAATTGATTTGCATCAGCTTGAAGAAATGGAAGCTGATGCTGGTTTAGGTAATGGGGGATTAGGTAGATTAGCTGCCTGTTTCCTAGATTCGCTAGCTTCGTTAAACCTACCTGGGCACGGTTGCGGAATACGATATAAACATGGCCTATTCGATCAAAAAATAGTGGATGGATACCAAGTCGAATTACCAGAGCAGTGGTTAAGACACGGAAATGTCTGGGAAGTGAGACGCCCTGAAAACGCAGTTGAAGTAAACTTTTGGGGAAAGGTCGAGTCGTATCAAGAGGATGGTAAGTGGTTGTTTCGACATGCAAATGGTGAGAAGGTTTTAGCGGTTCCATATGACGTACCTGTAATTGGCTACGAAACGAAAACAGTAAATACACTTCGACTTTGGAGTGCTGAACCTAGTCCATATCCACATACGAAGGATGTATTACAATATAAGCGAGATACAGAATCAGTTTCTGAATTTTTATACCCTGATGACACACATGACGATGGGAAAATTTTAAGATTAAAGCAACAATATTTTTTAGTTGCTGCGAGTATAGGTAGTATTGTTCGTTCCTATAGATTGAAAAATGGGCATTTAAAAGATTTCCATAAACGGGTGACAATTCATATTAATGATACTCATCCTGTTTTAGCAATTCCAGAGTTAATGAGGATTCTATTAGATGATGAAGGCTTTAGTTGGGAAGAAGCTTGGGAAATTACGTCTAATACGATTTCATATACAAACCATACAACTCTCTCTGAAGCGTTAGAAAAGTGGCAGATTTCTATCTTTCAACCGCTATTACCAAGGATTTATATGATTGTTGAAGAGATAAATGAAAGATATTGTAAAGAATTATGGAGTAAATATCCTGGTGACTGGCAGCGGATAGAGCAAATGGCGATAATTGCTCACGGATTAGTAAAAATGGCGCATTTAGCTATTGCGGGAAGTTATAGCGTCAACGGTGTTGCTAAAATCCATACGGATATTTTAAAAAAGAGAGAAATGCGTTTATTTTATGAGGCGCATCCAGAGAAGTTTAATAGTAAAACAAATGGTATTACACATAGAAGATGGTTAATAAAGTCGAATCCACAATTAACACAATTAATTAATGATTCAATTGGAGAAGGGTGGATTCATGAACCTAGTAAACTATCTTCACTAAAAGATCTAGCAAACGATCAATCTTTTCTTGAAAAACTTTCAAAGGTGAAACAAACGAGGAAACAAATACTGGCGAAGCGAATATTCGAGCAACAAGGACTGAAAGTTGATACGGATAGTATTTTTGATGTGCAAGTTAAACGATTGCATGCCTACAAAAGGCAGCTTTTAAATGTACTCCACATTATGTATTTATACAACCGTTTGAAGGAAGACTCATCGTTTGAAATACACCCACGTACTTTTATATTCGGTGCCAAAGCTTCGCCAGGTTATTATTATGCGAAAAAAGTTATTAAACTCATAAACTCGTTAGCAGAGAAAGTGAATAATGACAAGGATGTCCGCGAACAATTAAAAATTGTGTTTTTAGAAAATTATCGTGTTTCGTTGGCAGAGGATATATTCCCGGCTGCGGACGTCAGTGAACAAATATCAACGGCAAGCAAAGAAGCATCTGGGACTGGGAACATGAAATTTATGATGAATGGTGCTGTTACATTAGGGACGTTGGATGGAGCTAATGTAGAAATTTTAGAAGAGGTTGGCCAAGAGAATATTTTTATTTTTGGCCTTAAAGCTGATGATGTTCTTCACTATCAGCAACATGGTGGCTATAATTCCTCAGAGTATTACCATCATGATGGACGAATTGAGCAAGTGATGGAACAACTTATAAATGGCTTTTTCCCAAACGTTCAAGACCATTTTGAACCTATTTATGACTCTTTATTAGTACAAAATGATGAATATTTTGTGTTGAAAGATTTTGGAGCATATGCAAAGATTCAAGAACAGGTAAATGAAGCGTACTTAAATCGTACTAGGTGGTTAACGATGAGCGCTAACAATATTGCAGCTTCGGGCTACTTTTCTAGTGACCGAACGATTGCGCAATATGCAGAAGAAATATGGAGAATTACAAATAGTAGAGTGAAAAGCTATTAA
- the glgA gene encoding glycogen synthase GlgA, giving the protein MNVLFVVSECVPFVKSGGLGDVAGALPKELKKLGTDVRVILPKYGQISAEYKDAMENIGVIYIQVGWRRQYCGIERLIVDDVTYYFIDNEYYFNRDSLYGHFDDGERFSFFCRAVLEIIPVISFIPEVIHCHDWHTGMVNFLLENEYKYDVRYKDIKTVFTIHNLQFQGIFPQHILGDLLGLDNRYFTTDQLEFYGNVNFMKAALVSSHAITTVSPTYKNEIQTEYFGERLDGVLREKSHLLEGIVNGIDEEVYNPLNDPVIVANYSVQHIEPKYENKQYLQKICQLPVRPEVPIISMVSRLTKQKGLDLVKHVFHEVLEEDVQFIVLGTGEAEFEQFFRQLAAQYPQKVKVVIGFNEDFAHQIYAGADFFLMPSKFEPCGLGQLIAMRYGTIPIVRETGGLNDTVFSYNEETTEGNGFSFTNYNAHDMLFTIRRAISLYKEKKVWNRLVKNAMSRDYSWASSAFKYNKLYSSLSTRRNVHVLE; this is encoded by the coding sequence GTGAACGTTTTATTTGTCGTATCAGAGTGTGTCCCTTTTGTAAAATCAGGGGGGCTTGGTGATGTAGCAGGTGCCTTACCGAAGGAATTAAAAAAATTAGGGACAGATGTGAGGGTAATACTACCTAAATACGGGCAAATTTCTGCTGAATATAAAGATGCAATGGAGAATATTGGGGTTATATATATACAAGTTGGTTGGCGTCGACAATATTGTGGAATTGAAAGGTTAATAGTAGATGACGTTACGTATTACTTTATCGATAACGAATATTATTTTAATAGGGATTCTTTGTACGGTCATTTTGATGATGGAGAACGCTTTTCTTTCTTTTGCCGAGCAGTATTAGAAATTATACCTGTTATATCGTTTATTCCTGAAGTAATCCATTGCCATGATTGGCATACCGGAATGGTCAATTTCCTTTTGGAAAATGAATATAAATATGATGTTAGATATAAGGATATAAAAACCGTCTTTACCATACACAATTTACAGTTTCAAGGCATTTTTCCGCAACATATTTTAGGGGACTTATTAGGCTTAGATAACCGTTACTTCACTACAGATCAATTAGAGTTTTATGGAAATGTTAACTTCATGAAAGCTGCACTAGTTTCTTCTCATGCGATAACAACTGTAAGTCCAACGTATAAAAACGAAATACAAACCGAATATTTTGGAGAAAGATTAGATGGAGTATTAAGAGAAAAGTCACATCTATTAGAGGGAATAGTAAATGGAATAGATGAGGAAGTTTACAACCCGTTAAATGATCCAGTTATTGTAGCAAACTATTCTGTTCAACATATTGAGCCGAAATATGAAAATAAACAATATCTACAAAAAATATGTCAATTACCCGTACGACCAGAAGTTCCTATCATTTCAATGGTGAGCCGTTTAACTAAGCAAAAAGGTTTAGATTTAGTAAAACATGTCTTTCATGAGGTGCTAGAAGAAGATGTCCAATTTATCGTTCTAGGGACGGGAGAAGCTGAATTTGAACAATTCTTTAGACAGTTAGCAGCTCAGTATCCCCAAAAAGTAAAAGTTGTAATAGGATTTAATGAAGATTTTGCTCATCAAATATATGCTGGAGCAGACTTTTTCTTAATGCCTTCTAAATTTGAACCATGTGGTTTAGGGCAACTTATCGCAATGAGATATGGCACGATACCAATTGTTCGTGAAACAGGAGGATTAAACGATACTGTTTTTTCTTATAACGAAGAAACAACAGAAGGAAATGGCTTTAGTTTTACAAATTATAATGCCCATGACATGTTATTTACGATACGTCGAGCAATCTCCTTATATAAAGAAAAAAAAGTATGGAATCGTCTTGTTAAAAACGCGATGAGTAGAGACTACAGTTGGGCGAGTTCAGCCTTTAAATACAACAAGTTATATTCATCTTTGTCAACGAGGAGGAACGTACATGTTCTCGAATAA
- a CDS encoding sugar phosphate nucleotidyltransferase translates to MNQSMLGIIDATAQKEEIQDLTSNRSLAAVPIGGRYRLIDFVLSNMVNSGIQSVAIFPRYQYRSLMDHLGSGKEWDLNRKRDGLFFFPSSEKELLNGIGSFHQFRSNIDFFLRSKQKYVLITNSHTVCNIDYKKILERHLENQCDITQVNQKGKMLDMFILEKDLLIKLFSNKESGYRNIMDVVKDRNHNLTVCDYEHSGYVAVVDSISNYYSHSLSLLNPNIWKELFLRNRPIYTKVKDEAPTKYSKDAYVKNSLIANGAIIEGHVENCIVFRGVKIEKGTVVKNSIVMQKSVIKENSVLDNVILDKDVRVEPKTILIGKIAEPLVLKKGTVQGALMNS, encoded by the coding sequence ATGAATCAATCAATGTTAGGGATTATAGATGCAACTGCACAGAAAGAAGAAATTCAAGATTTAACAAGTAACCGCTCATTAGCGGCGGTTCCAATTGGTGGACGCTACCGTTTAATCGATTTTGTTTTATCCAATATGGTCAATTCTGGGATACAAAGTGTTGCGATATTTCCTCGCTATCAATATCGCTCTTTAATGGACCACCTTGGCTCAGGAAAAGAATGGGATTTAAATAGAAAAAGAGATGGACTTTTCTTCTTTCCAAGTTCTGAAAAGGAATTATTAAATGGAATAGGTTCTTTTCATCAGTTCAGATCGAATATCGACTTCTTTTTAAGAAGTAAGCAAAAATACGTACTCATTACGAATAGTCACACAGTTTGTAATATTGATTATAAGAAAATATTAGAGCGTCATTTAGAAAATCAATGTGATATTACACAAGTGAATCAAAAAGGGAAAATGTTAGATATGTTCATACTTGAAAAGGATCTACTAATTAAACTGTTCTCCAATAAAGAGTCAGGTTACAGGAATATTATGGATGTAGTAAAGGATCGTAATCATAACTTAACAGTATGTGATTATGAGCATAGCGGATATGTTGCAGTAGTAGATTCTATATCAAACTATTATTCACACAGTCTTTCTCTATTAAATCCGAACATCTGGAAAGAATTATTCCTACGTAATCGTCCAATTTACACGAAAGTAAAGGATGAGGCTCCAACAAAATATTCGAAAGATGCATACGTGAAAAATTCTTTAATTGCAAATGGGGCAATTATTGAAGGACATGTAGAAAACTGTATCGTCTTTAGAGGAGTAAAAATTGAAAAGGGCACAGTAGTTAAAAATAGTATTGTGATGCAAAAAAGTGTCATAAAGGAAAATAGTGTTTTAGACAATGTTATTTTGGATAAAGATGTAAGAGTAGAACCAAAAACAATATTAATTGGAAAAATAGCTGAGCCGTTAGTATTGAAAAAAGGAACAGTCCAAGGAGCGCTGATGAACTCGTGA
- a CDS encoding glucose-1-phosphate adenylyltransferase, producing the protein MKMKKSCVAMLLAGGKGSRLSSLTKNIAKPAVPFGGKYRIIDFTLSNCTNSGIDTVGILTQYQPLELHSYIGIGSAWDLDRRNGGVTVLPPYSESAGVKWYTGTASAIYQNMNYLKQYDPEYVLILSGDHIYKMDYAEMLDFHVEKNADVSISVIEVPWEEASRFGIMNTNDQQEVIEFDEKPAHPKSNLASMGIYIFKWSILKEYLEMDDRNPESSHDFGKDVIPLLLEEKKKLVAYPFKGYWKDVGTVKSLWEANMDLLEEGCELNLFDHDWRIYSVNPNQPPQFIASYAEVNDSLVNEGCFIEGKVDHSVLFQGVTLGKNSIVRSSVIMPDAQIGENVYIERAIIPSGLVIPDGTVVAPEKYEEEIILVTEELVEEGITKVSKLT; encoded by the coding sequence ATGAAAATGAAAAAAAGTTGTGTAGCAATGTTGTTAGCGGGTGGAAAGGGCAGTCGTTTGAGCTCGCTAACGAAAAATATTGCAAAACCAGCAGTTCCGTTTGGTGGAAAATACCGTATTATCGATTTTACGTTAAGTAATTGTACGAATTCTGGAATCGATACGGTTGGCATATTAACGCAATATCAACCTTTAGAGCTCCATTCCTATATTGGAATTGGAAGTGCATGGGATCTTGATCGACGAAATGGTGGGGTAACTGTTCTTCCACCATACAGTGAATCAGCTGGAGTGAAATGGTATACAGGTACTGCTAGTGCAATATATCAAAATATGAATTACTTAAAGCAGTACGACCCTGAGTACGTTTTAATATTATCAGGAGATCATATTTATAAGATGGATTATGCAGAGATGCTCGATTTTCATGTAGAAAAAAATGCAGATGTATCAATATCTGTTATCGAGGTTCCATGGGAAGAAGCGAGTCGTTTTGGAATTATGAATACGAATGATCAACAAGAGGTTATTGAATTTGATGAGAAGCCAGCTCACCCAAAAAGCAATTTAGCCTCAATGGGGATATATATATTTAAGTGGTCAATTTTAAAAGAATATTTAGAAATGGATGACCGGAATCCAGAATCTAGCCATGACTTCGGAAAAGACGTTATCCCTCTACTTCTTGAAGAGAAAAAGAAATTAGTCGCTTATCCTTTTAAAGGGTACTGGAAGGATGTCGGTACTGTTAAAAGCTTATGGGAAGCTAATATGGATTTGTTAGAAGAAGGCTGTGAACTGAATTTGTTCGATCATGATTGGCGTATATATTCCGTTAATCCTAATCAGCCCCCACAATTTATTGCTTCATACGCAGAAGTAAATGATTCCCTCGTAAATGAAGGCTGCTTTATTGAAGGGAAAGTAGATCATTCCGTACTTTTTCAAGGGGTAACGCTAGGGAAAAATAGTATCGTACGCTCGTCGGTTATTATGCCAGATGCGCAAATAGGGGAAAACGTGTATATAGAACGTGCAATTATTCCTAGTGGGTTAGTCATCCCGGATGGAACAGTTGTAGCACCAGAAAAATACGAAGAAGAAATTATTTTAGTTACGGAAGAATTAGTAGAAGAAGGAATTACAAAGGTTTCAAAGCTAACTTAA
- the glgB gene encoding 1,4-alpha-glucan branching protein GlgB, whose protein sequence is MLVATPTDYQLHLFHEGTYYKSFELFGSHIVKKRRKLVGTRFTVWAPNAKNVRLIGSFNNWNGSSNELERLNKEGVWTILIPDEDLSGHLYKYEIVTQTGEILHKADPYAFYSEVRPNTASIVYPLNGYKWKDANWRRKKKRQSIYEKPLFIYELHLASWKKKQDGSLYNYEELADELIPYVKEMGYTHIELLPLVEHPYDRSWGYQGTGYYSATSRYGTPHELMMFIDKCHQEDIGVILDWVPGHFCKDAHGLYMFDGTPTFEYAAYNDRENEVWGTANFDLGKTEVQSFLISNAIFWMEYFHVDGFRVDAVANMLFWPNSDELHANPFAINFLKKLNEAVYEFDYSALMIAEDSTDWPLVTKPTSVDGLGFNYKWNMGWMNDMLSYMILSPEQRRNHHNKVTFSLLYAFSENFILPLSHDEVVHGKRSLLNKMPGDYSGKFDQLRLFYGYYMTHPGKKLLFMGSEFGQWDEWKDQDQLDWVLMDEFNTHKQMQIFMKDLIKTYTETPALFEKDHEQDGFEWIDANNSDQSIFSFIRKGKKDDEFVIILCNFTKEQYVDYKIGVPELTNYEEFFTSSRSEYGGSSSLQSKESSSVEGEYHGKPYHMLVDIAPFGFSMWRPKRRRWERGNS, encoded by the coding sequence ATGCTTGTCGCTACTCCAACAGATTATCAGTTGCACTTATTTCATGAAGGAACATACTACAAAAGCTTTGAATTGTTTGGTTCACACATTGTAAAGAAAAGAAGAAAGTTAGTAGGTACTAGATTTACTGTTTGGGCACCAAATGCTAAAAATGTTAGATTGATTGGTTCCTTCAACAATTGGAATGGATCTAGTAATGAATTAGAAAGGTTGAATAAGGAAGGTGTTTGGACAATACTCATTCCAGATGAGGACTTGAGTGGACATCTTTATAAGTACGAAATAGTCACACAAACTGGTGAGATTTTACATAAAGCAGATCCGTACGCTTTTTATTCAGAAGTGCGACCAAATACTGCCTCTATCGTCTATCCATTAAACGGCTATAAATGGAAGGATGCAAATTGGCGACGTAAGAAAAAAAGACAATCTATATATGAAAAGCCATTGTTTATATATGAGCTACATCTTGCATCTTGGAAAAAGAAACAAGATGGTTCTTTGTATAATTACGAGGAATTGGCAGATGAATTAATACCGTACGTTAAAGAAATGGGTTATACCCACATAGAATTATTACCATTAGTTGAACATCCATATGATCGTTCGTGGGGATATCAAGGTACTGGCTATTACTCTGCAACAAGTCGGTATGGAACTCCACATGAACTGATGATGTTTATTGATAAATGTCATCAAGAAGATATAGGAGTCATTCTTGATTGGGTTCCAGGGCATTTTTGTAAAGATGCACATGGATTATATATGTTTGATGGTACTCCAACATTTGAATATGCTGCATATAACGATAGAGAAAATGAGGTATGGGGAACAGCAAATTTTGATTTAGGAAAAACGGAGGTTCAGAGCTTTCTAATCTCCAATGCGATCTTTTGGATGGAATATTTCCATGTAGATGGCTTCCGTGTGGATGCAGTAGCAAATATGCTGTTTTGGCCTAATTCGGATGAGCTCCATGCAAATCCTTTTGCGATAAATTTTTTAAAGAAATTAAATGAAGCAGTATATGAATTTGATTATAGTGCGTTAATGATTGCTGAAGATTCAACAGATTGGCCCCTAGTAACAAAACCAACCTCTGTTGATGGATTAGGTTTTAATTATAAGTGGAATATGGGTTGGATGAACGACATGTTATCTTACATGATTCTATCGCCTGAACAACGTAGAAATCATCATAATAAAGTCACTTTTTCCCTCCTTTATGCATTTTCAGAAAACTTTATTTTACCCTTATCTCACGATGAAGTAGTTCATGGTAAACGATCTTTACTAAATAAAATGCCAGGTGACTACAGTGGGAAATTTGATCAATTAAGGCTTTTTTATGGATATTATATGACTCACCCTGGCAAAAAATTATTATTTATGGGAAGCGAGTTCGGTCAATGGGATGAATGGAAAGACCAAGACCAATTAGATTGGGTGTTAATGGACGAATTTAATACCCATAAACAGATGCAAATATTTATGAAAGATTTAATTAAAACATATACTGAAACACCAGCTTTGTTTGAGAAAGACCATGAGCAAGATGGCTTTGAATGGATTGATGCTAATAACTCTGATCAAAGTATTTTTAGTTTTATACGTAAAGGAAAAAAAGATGATGAATTTGTCATTATTTTATGTAATTTCACGAAAGAGCAATACGTAGATTATAAAATTGGAGTTCCTGAACTTACTAACTACGAAGAATTTTTCACTAGTAGTCGAAGTGAGTATGGAGGTTCGAGTAGTTTACAAAGCAAAGAATCATCTTCAGTAGAAGGAGAATATCATGGAAAGCCGTATCATATGTTGGTCGATATTGCACCATTTGGTTTTAGTATGTGGAGGCCGAAGAGAAGACGATGGGAGAGAGGGAATTCATGA